A section of the Veillonella criceti genome encodes:
- a CDS encoding ArsR/SmtB family transcription factor: MEVSYERLASIFKALSDETRLHIIDMLSCNELCACDILASFNLSQSTLSYHMKILIDAGVVNSQRNGLWTRYSINETTFDELVKILPELYKTKDECICAQIKYCRLEDKPE; this comes from the coding sequence ATGGAAGTATCATACGAGAGATTGGCGAGTATTTTTAAGGCGTTAAGTGATGAGACTAGATTGCATATAATCGACATGTTGTCATGTAATGAATTATGTGCTTGTGACATTTTAGCAAGTTTTAATCTGTCTCAATCCACGTTGAGCTATCATATGAAAATTCTCATTGATGCCGGTGTTGTTAATTCACAGCGTAATGGTTTATGGACACGGTATTCAATTAATGAAACCACATTTGATGAGTTGGTAAAAATTTTGCCTGAATTGTATAAAACTAAAGATGAATGTATTTGTGCTCAGATTAAATACTGTCGCTTAGAAGACAAGCCAGAATAA
- the ahpC gene encoding alkyl hydroperoxide reductase subunit C: MAIIGKELPEFSLQGFRNPDVVTVTKADVVGKWSVFVFYPADFTFVCPTELEDLQSHYAELQDMGVEVFSVSVDSEFVHKAWADASPNIAKIQYTMLADQKHELADFFETFSEAEGRAYRGSFVVNPEGKVETAEIHNMGIGRSADELVRKVQAAQFVAKHGDQVCPAKWKPGADTLKPGLDLVGKL; encoded by the coding sequence ATGGCAATTATTGGTAAAGAACTTCCAGAATTTTCCTTACAGGGTTTTAGAAATCCAGATGTAGTAACCGTAACTAAAGCAGATGTAGTTGGTAAATGGAGCGTATTCGTATTTTATCCAGCTGACTTTACATTTGTTTGTCCTACAGAACTTGAAGATTTGCAATCTCATTATGCAGAATTACAGGATATGGGTGTAGAAGTATTCTCCGTATCTGTTGACTCTGAATTCGTACATAAAGCATGGGCTGACGCCTCTCCTAACATTGCTAAAATTCAGTACACTATGTTAGCAGACCAGAAGCATGAATTAGCTGATTTCTTTGAAACATTCTCTGAGGCTGAAGGGCGTGCATATCGTGGTTCTTTCGTAGTTAACCCAGAAGGTAAAGTAGAAACTGCTGAAATTCATAATATGGGCATTGGCCGTTCTGCTGACGAATTGGTTCGTAAAGTACAGGCGGCCCAGTTTGTAGCAAAACATGGTGATCAAGTTTGTCCAGCAAAATGGAAACCAGGTGCAGATACATTGAAACCAGGTTTGGATTTAGTAGGTAAGCTATAA
- a CDS encoding ISL3 family transposase, translating into MSTLNYIGNLLGIKAEYIKNMRETSSEYLLYVESPVRPHRCPNCHSQTTRIKGYTNRKIQHTTTNEKTILLLYRQRRYICTCGRTFNEKTEFSSRYLRTTPRLREVICQQLSEVTSYKAVAKHCHVSVNQVLRVFNEINYSRPSTLPPVLSIDEFKGNAAGQKYQVILTDPETHKILDILPKRDTTELAKYFAQFPRYIRNNVKYITMDMSLQFRSVMKTWFPQAEIVVDRFHLIRLVTFALERVRKVEQNLLCNVSRTFKANKRVLTKRFESLTDKEFTKLMDMFHYSPRLHRAYTLKQSFSHVLKFKDKENIQWAIDQWLSLVEASELPEFQSLLKTFTFWRTEIINALTLPYSNGFTEGCNNKIKVLKRCSFGLQNFERFRNRILFINAKKGHATTVSHVLSKSA; encoded by the coding sequence ATGTCTACACTTAATTATATAGGAAATTTACTCGGAATCAAAGCAGAATATATAAAAAATATGCGTGAAACTAGCTCAGAATACTTACTTTACGTAGAAAGTCCTGTACGTCCTCATAGATGCCCTAATTGCCATTCACAAACTACACGAATAAAAGGCTATACTAACCGAAAAATTCAGCATACTACAACCAATGAAAAAACCATTCTTCTCTTATATCGTCAACGTCGTTATATATGCACGTGCGGACGCACTTTCAATGAAAAAACAGAGTTTTCTTCTCGCTATCTTAGAACAACCCCAAGACTTCGTGAAGTAATATGTCAACAACTCTCTGAAGTAACATCTTACAAAGCTGTGGCTAAGCATTGCCATGTAAGCGTAAACCAAGTACTAAGAGTCTTTAACGAAATTAACTATAGTCGCCCCTCAACACTACCACCTGTACTATCTATTGATGAATTCAAAGGCAATGCAGCTGGTCAAAAATACCAAGTCATTCTTACTGATCCAGAAACGCATAAAATACTAGATATTCTGCCTAAACGAGATACTACGGAACTAGCGAAATACTTTGCTCAATTCCCTAGATATATACGAAATAATGTAAAATACATCACAATGGATATGTCACTTCAATTTCGTTCGGTTATGAAAACTTGGTTCCCTCAAGCTGAAATTGTAGTTGATAGATTTCACTTAATACGGCTAGTTACCTTTGCCTTAGAACGGGTACGCAAAGTAGAGCAAAATCTATTATGCAATGTAAGTCGTACCTTTAAAGCCAATAAACGAGTATTAACTAAACGCTTTGAATCATTAACAGACAAAGAGTTCACTAAGCTTATGGATATGTTTCATTATTCGCCCCGATTACATCGTGCCTATACACTAAAACAATCCTTTTCTCATGTTTTAAAATTCAAAGATAAAGAAAATATTCAATGGGCCATTGATCAATGGCTATCCTTAGTTGAGGCTTCTGAATTACCTGAGTTTCAATCACTCTTAAAAACATTTACATTTTGGAGAACCGAAATTATTAATGCCTTAACATTACCCTATTCCAATGGCTTTACAGAAGGTTGTAACAACAAAATAAAAGTACTAAAGCGGTGTTCGTTTGGTTTACAAAACTTTGAACGATTTCGTAACCGGATTTTATTCATTAATGCTAAAAAAGGACACGCAACAACTGTGTCGCATGTCCTTTCCAAGAGTGCATAA
- a CDS encoding YadA-like family protein, which yields MKQKRALSVLVLAAISVSAGVVQGAETGAKFIGIGPTNPEVTTGSNIDGSGATGANALAIGVAAQAKAINGTAIGVNAQADTTNATAIGNGAKVNNEGGSAIGGIAIGTNAHSHNMSNGNHESIITFGRDRTALTGGIAIGQDTHARIGNVELGNRDYRGQIGDFDFSATDGKIGGTAIANSGKLKNSDVTTGVGSTTVGDNSFNMGNFSSINGSYNVISKAYDKPTASWVGNQLTRGMNALHNAGAAIQGFGSSISGSLNSIEGNEPLNANISSLLGVASDPVNGLMYSGTASNIVGTANRISKSNGALIFGTGNEITNSYITPNSPIIMDSLSTNVPFLGTLSLKPTVASNSIKELADTLRKYSQDNRMGSVGIMGGANKADYALFSTISGVGNTLTGAGATNNVNLNSGNTKLANVIDGNTFATFNAITGYENTGKVVSHSYINGSYNNLENATENIVIGNNQTLKGTEGSKAKGNIILGFRDKKDETALKNTLLNAVAIGNDSSIAGDNAIAIGYKASSGVENGVALGSQAVAGTGAGISGYDPVKNQASTETDKIWKSTLGAVSVGNDANTRQITNLAAGMAPTDAVNVAQLQAVSGMIVKPTISILSKGRKSDTTYVGGSAVVTNHDVNGMIFDFGDGLYAEKQKNTDGKDVILVGVDKNVIKPGVDGAPGTPGIPGKDGTVVEVSKNEETGETTITTNPDTAEKNSVVVKDGKNGKDGIDGKDGVFDFSIIADKTVTPITVAKDSPLVEVHGDSNIQTIANGNTLTVSLNKDITVNSVTTKTIQAESYKVGDATYINEQGLNANNKVIKNVAAGEDMTDAANVGQLRELNNTVSQSIHKLQKDSNRADAMGAALAALSPLQYDPLEPTQIMAGYGYYGGENAFALGLAHYKHESLLFRAGVAMNGGNSKLMANAGVTWKFGDSKKERALVEEYRQGPISSSYVLQDKLAILEAENIQIKAMHEKLVADYSQLEKDNAEMKAKIDVLMQRMGL from the coding sequence ATGAAACAAAAGCGGGCGTTAAGTGTGTTAGTATTAGCTGCTATTTCAGTATCGGCAGGTGTTGTACAAGGGGCTGAAACAGGGGCTAAATTTATAGGAATAGGTCCAACGAATCCAGAAGTGACTACAGGGAGTAATATTGATGGAAGCGGGGCAACAGGAGCTAATGCGTTGGCCATTGGAGTAGCTGCACAGGCTAAAGCAATTAATGGCACGGCTATTGGAGTAAACGCACAGGCTGATACAACGAATGCTACGGCTATTGGTAACGGGGCTAAGGTAAATAATGAGGGAGGCAGTGCTATTGGCGGGATTGCTATTGGTACGAATGCTCACTCTCATAATATGAGTAATGGGAATCATGAGAGTATTATTACATTTGGACGTGATAGGACAGCCCTTACTGGTGGGATTGCTATTGGCCAAGATACACATGCGCGGATTGGTAATGTAGAGCTAGGCAATCGAGATTATCGTGGCCAGATTGGTGATTTTGATTTTTCAGCAACGGATGGAAAAATTGGTGGTACCGCAATTGCTAATAGTGGTAAATTAAAGAATTCTGATGTAACGACTGGTGTAGGCTCTACCACCGTTGGTGACAATTCATTTAATATGGGGAATTTTTCGAGTATTAATGGTTCTTATAATGTAATATCAAAAGCGTATGATAAACCAACGGCATCTTGGGTAGGAAATCAGCTAACCCGTGGTATGAATGCTCTTCATAATGCAGGGGCCGCCATTCAAGGCTTTGGGTCTAGTATTAGTGGCTCTTTAAATAGTATTGAAGGCAATGAACCATTAAATGCCAATATATCTTCTTTGCTTGGCGTTGCTAGTGATCCTGTAAATGGTCTTATGTATTCGGGAACAGCTTCTAATATTGTAGGTACAGCCAACCGCATTAGTAAAAGTAATGGGGCTTTAATTTTTGGCACGGGCAACGAAATTACTAATTCGTATATTACACCAAATAGTCCAATTATTATGGACTCTTTGTCTACGAACGTTCCCTTTTTGGGTACGTTATCATTAAAACCAACGGTTGCCAGTAATTCAATTAAAGAATTAGCTGACACACTTCGTAAGTATTCACAAGACAATCGGATGGGCTCAGTCGGGATTATGGGTGGTGCTAATAAAGCTGATTATGCCTTATTTTCTACTATTTCCGGGGTAGGGAATACATTGACTGGTGCTGGCGCGACTAACAATGTTAATTTAAATTCAGGAAATACTAAATTAGCTAATGTTATTGATGGAAATACATTTGCTACTTTTAATGCAATAACTGGTTATGAGAATACGGGTAAAGTTGTCTCTCATAGTTATATTAATGGTTCTTACAATAACCTTGAAAATGCAACAGAAAATATTGTTATAGGTAATAACCAAACACTTAAAGGGACAGAAGGCTCAAAAGCTAAGGGGAATATTATATTAGGTTTTAGAGATAAGAAAGATGAGACAGCCTTGAAAAATACACTGTTGAATGCAGTGGCTATAGGCAATGATAGTTCTATTGCTGGAGATAATGCTATTGCCATTGGCTATAAGGCAAGTAGTGGTGTAGAGAATGGGGTAGCTTTAGGTTCACAAGCTGTAGCAGGAACTGGTGCGGGTATATCTGGCTATGATCCAGTTAAAAATCAAGCATCTACTGAAACAGATAAAATTTGGAAGTCCACTTTAGGGGCTGTATCTGTAGGGAATGATGCTAATACGCGTCAAATCACTAATTTAGCAGCTGGTATGGCTCCAACTGACGCAGTTAATGTGGCCCAATTACAAGCTGTTAGTGGCATGATTGTGAAGCCTACTATTTCTATTCTTAGTAAAGGTAGAAAAAGTGATACTACCTATGTAGGTGGAAGTGCAGTTGTGACAAATCACGATGTCAATGGGATGATATTTGACTTTGGCGATGGTTTATATGCGGAAAAGCAGAAAAATACTGATGGCAAAGATGTTATTTTAGTAGGTGTTGATAAAAACGTTATTAAGCCAGGTGTTGATGGAGCTCCTGGCACTCCTGGTATTCCAGGCAAAGATGGAACTGTAGTAGAAGTATCAAAAAATGAAGAAACTGGAGAAACTACTATTACCACTAATCCGGATACGGCTGAGAAAAATTCTGTCGTTGTAAAAGATGGAAAAAATGGAAAAGACGGCATAGATGGCAAAGATGGTGTATTTGACTTCTCCATCATAGCAGATAAAACAGTAACACCAATCACTGTGGCAAAAGATAGTCCTCTAGTTGAAGTGCATGGGGATAGTAACATTCAGACAATCGCTAATGGTAATACGTTAACCGTTAGTCTTAATAAGGACATAACAGTTAATTCAGTGACAACAAAGACAATACAGGCAGAATCTTACAAAGTAGGAGATGCCACGTATATTAATGAACAAGGTCTTAATGCTAATAATAAGGTAATTAAGAATGTAGCGGCTGGAGAAGATATGACTGATGCGGCGAATGTAGGACAGTTACGTGAATTAAATAATACAGTGAGCCAGTCTATTCACAAACTGCAAAAAGATAGCAACCGTGCTGATGCGATGGGGGCGGCGTTAGCAGCTCTTAGTCCACTTCAGTATGACCCACTAGAGCCGACACAAATTATGGCAGGTTATGGCTATTATGGTGGTGAAAATGCGTTTGCGTTAGGTCTTGCTCATTATAAGCATGAATCCTTGTTATTCCGTGCAGGGGTAGCTATGAATGGTGGCAATAGTAAGTTAATGGCTAATGCAGGGGTAACTTGGAAGTTTGGGGATAGCAAAAAGGAACGAGCGCTTGTAGAAGAATATCGCCAAGGCCCAATTTCTTCTAGTTATGTATTACAAGATAAATTGGCAATCTTAGAAGCTGAAAATATTCAGATAAAAGCAATGCATGAAAAATTAGTAGCTGATTATTCACAATTAGAAAAAGATAATGCGGAAATGAAAGCTAAAATTGACGTGTTAATGCAACGTATGGGGCTATAA
- the larA gene encoding nickel-dependent lactate racemase translates to MKQFKLKYGRGYVEFDLPTQEVLNVVEGAEYPAIEDMGTALVESLNNPTGTAPLNEIVQPNESVCIVVSDITRAWIGYHTFLPTLLNYLNEAGVPDEKIFLLIAYGAHRLQTEAESRAEFGDEVVDRVRIEHSSGINSESKFRHLGETTHGVPIEVNELALDADRLILTGGIVYHLMAGFGGGRKAILPGISSYQTIQKNHCLCLLDNVGDGTNPDIVSGNISHNIMHDDQMEHGRAVEADFLINSVANTEGKVAKFVCGHWEDAWLEGTKLVEKIYGVEISALADCVIATAGGYPKDINLYQGVKTQVNAVGACKPGGVVIMLMELDDIAEPAEFIDWFETRDLREREIKLRNGFTVPGFISLHLGEDFQKYHHILVTKPENKPTCDRVGIDVVTSIDEALTHAAKLLGREDYTVNIMPLASNTVPMLKK, encoded by the coding sequence ATGAAACAATTTAAACTAAAGTATGGTCGTGGCTATGTAGAATTTGATCTACCAACGCAGGAAGTATTGAATGTAGTAGAGGGAGCTGAATATCCGGCGATTGAGGATATGGGTACGGCACTAGTAGAGTCTTTGAACAATCCTACAGGAACAGCGCCTTTAAATGAAATCGTTCAGCCTAATGAATCTGTATGCATCGTTGTATCGGATATTACGCGTGCTTGGATTGGTTATCATACGTTCTTACCAACCTTGTTAAATTACTTAAATGAAGCGGGTGTACCGGATGAAAAAATCTTTTTATTGATTGCTTATGGTGCTCATCGTTTACAAACGGAAGCAGAATCGCGTGCTGAGTTTGGTGATGAAGTGGTAGATCGCGTACGTATTGAACATAGTAGTGGCATTAATTCAGAGAGTAAATTCCGCCACTTAGGTGAAACGACTCATGGCGTGCCGATCGAAGTCAATGAATTGGCACTCGATGCGGATCGTTTGATTTTAACGGGTGGCATTGTATATCACTTGATGGCTGGTTTTGGTGGCGGGCGTAAAGCCATTTTACCAGGGATTTCTTCCTATCAAACGATTCAGAAGAATCATTGCTTATGTTTATTGGATAATGTGGGTGATGGTACAAACCCTGATATTGTGAGTGGTAATATTTCTCATAATATTATGCATGACGATCAAATGGAACATGGCCGTGCCGTTGAAGCAGATTTCTTAATTAATAGTGTAGCGAATACAGAAGGAAAAGTCGCTAAGTTTGTTTGTGGTCATTGGGAAGATGCTTGGTTAGAAGGTACGAAGCTAGTTGAAAAAATTTATGGTGTTGAAATCAGTGCTTTAGCTGATTGTGTTATTGCTACGGCTGGAGGTTATCCAAAAGATATTAACTTGTATCAAGGGGTTAAGACACAGGTTAATGCTGTAGGTGCTTGTAAACCGGGTGGCGTTGTTATTATGCTTATGGAATTAGATGACATTGCTGAACCAGCGGAATTTATTGATTGGTTTGAAACACGTGACCTTCGTGAACGTGAAATCAAACTTCGTAATGGTTTTACTGTGCCTGGGTTTATTTCTTTACATTTAGGAGAAGATTTCCAAAAATATCACCATATTTTAGTAACAAAACCTGAAAATAAACCAACATGTGATCGCGTAGGGATTGATGTAGTCACATCCATTGATGAGGCTCTAACACATGCGGCTAAGCTTTTAGGCCGTGAAGATTACACTGTTAACATAATGCCGTTAGCAAGTAATACGGTACCTATGTTGAAAAAATAG
- a CDS encoding YtxH domain-containing protein has product MHNRHGIIGKSVIDSVRRSLQHKYAEDRHIQQMIEELDAADDLTYEELHITKQAYEEVKSRLFYTALLDSLWQEIGETQDLLAQLHVYDSLEEEFQSQGEELTNEELAIDQVDLADVDVSERPLAVRQTSAIAERQRGTVTARQEGAVVARPDGEVVSRTEGPLVNAVDSIANETKPNLTNSKSATSGVTATGQTRDTEVPWAPLTQGTSETNVLAEENSAVAMNAVLNTKAAIASSAADSETTVPAAIKGETALKGETVPKGEAQAVEREDDRDADEFPTGEIFLQDIFNMLSKGLTKGDESQLTVEDLMQHTEWKEFKKLAKQAKKSIKKAQKTAKKEAKKLAKEAKKESKKALKKAKHTKQDVESLSEEWYQDFETASGTLTKEAQQKKEKIKNKACDNLDATKEKAADILAKADEKKSDVVAKANETASQVMEQAKSTVQTVSEKASDVKDTMQDLGRSAVLQVLDIVESAIQKKPKK; this is encoded by the coding sequence ATGCATAATCGTCATGGCATTATTGGCAAGTCTGTTATTGATTCGGTTCGTCGTTCATTACAACATAAATATGCAGAGGATCGTCACATTCAGCAGATGATTGAAGAGCTGGATGCAGCTGATGATTTAACATATGAGGAATTACATATTACAAAGCAAGCCTACGAAGAAGTAAAGTCGCGCTTGTTTTATACAGCCTTATTAGATAGTTTATGGCAGGAAATTGGTGAAACACAAGATTTGTTAGCACAACTTCATGTATATGACTCGTTGGAAGAAGAGTTTCAGAGTCAAGGTGAAGAGTTGACGAATGAAGAATTGGCTATTGATCAAGTTGATTTGGCAGATGTCGATGTGTCGGAACGTCCTTTAGCGGTACGGCAAACGAGTGCTATTGCGGAACGCCAACGTGGTACTGTAACAGCTAGGCAAGAGGGTGCTGTAGTGGCCCGCCCTGATGGTGAGGTAGTGAGTCGTACAGAGGGGCCATTGGTTAATGCTGTTGACTCCATAGCCAATGAAACGAAGCCTAACTTAACTAATTCTAAGTCGGCTACTTCGGGAGTTACTGCAACAGGACAGACTCGGGATACAGAAGTTCCTTGGGCTCCTTTAACGCAAGGAACTTCTGAAACGAATGTTTTGGCCGAAGAAAATTCAGCGGTAGCTATGAATGCGGTGTTGAATACAAAGGCGGCTATTGCCAGTTCAGCAGCTGATTCTGAAACGACTGTGCCAGCAGCGATTAAAGGAGAAACAGCACTTAAAGGGGAAACTGTACCTAAAGGGGAAGCTCAAGCTGTAGAACGAGAGGATGATAGGGACGCTGATGAATTTCCAACAGGTGAAATCTTTTTACAAGATATTTTCAATATGTTAAGCAAGGGTCTGACTAAAGGCGATGAAAGTCAACTTACCGTAGAAGATCTTATGCAGCATACCGAATGGAAAGAATTCAAAAAATTAGCAAAACAAGCTAAAAAATCGATTAAAAAAGCACAAAAAACGGCTAAAAAAGAAGCTAAGAAATTAGCAAAAGAGGCTAAAAAAGAAAGTAAAAAGGCATTAAAAAAGGCAAAACATACTAAGCAGGATGTAGAGTCTTTGAGTGAAGAATGGTATCAAGATTTTGAAACTGCCAGTGGCACGTTGACGAAAGAAGCGCAACAGAAAAAGGAAAAAATAAAAAACAAAGCTTGTGATAACTTAGACGCGACAAAGGAAAAGGCTGCTGATATATTAGCTAAAGCTGATGAAAAAAAGAGTGACGTTGTGGCTAAAGCTAATGAAACTGCCAGTCAAGTTATGGAACAAGCTAAATCAACCGTGCAAACCGTATCAGAAAAAGCCAGTGATGTGAAGGATACGATGCAAGATTTGGGCCGTTCAGCAGTGCTTCAAGTATTAGATATTGTAGAGTCAGCGATTCAAAAAAAGCCAAAAAAGTAG
- a CDS encoding DNA polymerase IV, giving the protein MRRWIMHVDMDAFYASVEQRDNPEYRGRPVIVGGLSSRGVVATASYEARKLGVHSAMSIVKAKELCPDGIYLRPRFAVYHAISEQVHEIMHRYTPYIEPLSLDEAFLDVTGLHGQFTGPYALGKAIKDDIWKATGLIASVGVAPNKYLAKLASDIKKPNGLVVIPYGQEAQFVAPLPVKRLWGVGRHMEKRLQAAGFYTIGQLAALPHEGALKSIVGNQAKRLYDMARGIDERPVEYERQIHSIGNELTYEHDLEDSEVIDREWYYFAHKVAKRLRQHNLKGRTIAIKVRFNDFETISRQKRIEIATDSEETLYRVGMMLYNKLNINKPIRLLGLTVSDFAETWGQTSLFEEETSQEDLAKAVDGLEAKFGEGIVMKGALWERANQQKREEENHNETI; this is encoded by the coding sequence ATGAGACGTTGGATTATGCATGTCGATATGGATGCTTTTTATGCATCGGTGGAACAACGTGATAATCCTGAGTATAGAGGCCGCCCGGTAATCGTTGGCGGCCTTTCTTCGCGTGGGGTCGTAGCAACCGCTTCCTATGAGGCCCGTAAATTAGGGGTTCACTCTGCCATGAGTATAGTTAAAGCTAAAGAGTTGTGTCCTGATGGGATTTATCTAAGGCCTCGTTTTGCTGTGTATCATGCAATTTCTGAACAAGTCCATGAAATTATGCACCGTTATACACCTTATATTGAACCTTTGTCTTTAGATGAGGCCTTTTTAGATGTAACAGGTCTTCATGGCCAATTTACGGGTCCGTATGCGTTAGGTAAAGCGATTAAAGACGATATATGGAAGGCTACCGGTCTCATAGCTTCGGTAGGGGTGGCACCTAATAAATACTTAGCAAAACTAGCTTCTGATATTAAAAAGCCCAATGGTCTTGTGGTGATACCCTATGGGCAGGAAGCTCAGTTTGTAGCACCTTTACCAGTGAAACGACTGTGGGGTGTGGGACGCCATATGGAGAAACGTTTACAGGCTGCTGGCTTTTATACAATTGGTCAATTGGCAGCATTACCTCATGAAGGGGCCTTAAAATCGATTGTTGGGAATCAAGCTAAACGCTTATACGATATGGCCCGTGGTATCGATGAACGACCGGTTGAATATGAGCGACAAATTCATTCGATTGGTAATGAATTGACTTATGAGCATGATTTGGAGGATTCAGAAGTAATTGACCGTGAATGGTATTATTTTGCTCATAAAGTGGCTAAACGGCTACGTCAACATAATTTAAAGGGCAGAACTATTGCTATTAAGGTTCGTTTTAATGATTTTGAAACGATTAGTCGGCAGAAACGGATTGAGATTGCAACAGATAGTGAAGAAACACTATACCGTGTAGGTATGATGTTGTATAATAAACTCAATATTAATAAACCAATCCGCTTATTAGGGCTAACTGTCAGCGATTTTGCTGAAACATGGGGGCAGACATCTCTATTTGAGGAAGAGACGTCTCAGGAAGACCTAGCAAAGGCAGTAGATGGCCTAGAAGCAAAATTTGGTGAAGGTATTGTTATGAAGGGGGCGCTTTGGGAACGAGCGAACCAGCAAAAGAGAGAGGAAGAGAATCACAATGAAACAATTTAA